In Lodderomyces elongisporus chromosome 1, complete sequence, a genomic segment contains:
- the NMD4 gene encoding nonsense-mediated decay protein 4, with product MSNNYGSNETRGFYHDELVETYNATVGNSTQMHTAPSEDANKLRQVRLILDHTAFVRGIGNVKRWFHEEYISQNFNKSADPIKLNIYIPSYTLHEFDYVKRGTSISATNAREAIKFIDNYLENNLFDQKTRENQNGTNQGSQRILYNVNLESPTDATPSWNNCAKYKLYSPLIKDFPNMKTDFNANAVGNSPAQSADDHDLANHGDYSSDFNASFAIDYDSLAEMPSRLKYLIRTCIYKRYIERYIPTPKNSIEEWKLVTEDPITKIWAKAYGIDCVNVNEAELLIFQNYDVNSFRIYNPFSSSEDEFDPRNNILQNKIDTTLYSYQSIKQDPPKVNFKGRSRRNNNNNNNNNNENSNNNITNKNKNKNKNNKQKQKQKQNKEDDKTICANIKESKEKSQKKKRIPVDGVVHEEINDNTGYGLVKKEKFKAINYAPRGSGELWKP from the coding sequence ATGTCGAATAACTATGGCTCCAATGAGACTAGGGGATTTTATCACGATGAACTAGTAGAAACTTACAATGCCACTGTGGGAAACTCGACGCAGATGCATACAGCTCCATCAGAAGATGCCAATAAATTACGTCAAGTACGTCTAATATTGGACCATACAGCATTTGTTCGAGGTATTGGGAATGTTAAGAGATGGTTTCACGAGGAGTATATTAGCCAAAACTTTAACAAATCGGCCGATCCCATCAAATTGAACATTTATATTCCATCTTATACCTTGCATGAGTTTGATTATGTCAAGAGAGGAACCTCCATAAGCGCAACTAATGCCAGAGAAGCTATCAAATTTATTGACAattatttggaaaataatttatttgatcaaaaaacaagagaaaatCAGAATGGGACAAACCAAGGTCTGCAAAGGATCTTGTACAATGTTAATCTCGAGTCACCAACTGACGCAACTCCATCATGGAATAATTGTGCCAAATACAAGCTTTACTCACCACTCATCAAGGATTTCCCCAACATGAAAACGGATTTCAATGCAAATGCAGTTGGGAACTCACCAGCACAATCCGCAGATGATCACGATTTGGCTAATCATGGAGACTACTCATCAGATTTTAATGCATCTTTTGCAATCGATTACGACTCCTTAGCTGAAATGCCTTCGAGATTGAAGTACCTTATTAGGACATGCATATATAAGAGATACATTGAAAGATACATcccaacaccaaaaaataGTATCGAGGAGTGGAAGCTTGTTACGGAAGACCCCATAACCAAAATATGGGCAAAAGCGTATGGAATAGATTGTGTTAATGTCAATGAAGCCGAGTTactaatttttcaaaattatgATGTCAATCTGTTCCGGATATACAATCCATTCTCATCAAGCGAGGATGAATTCGATCCTAGAAATAATATtttacaaaacaagatCGATACCACTCTTTATTCGTATCAAAGCATTAAACAGGATCCTCCAAAAGTCAATTTTAAAGGCAGGTCgagaagaaacaacaacaacaacaacaacaacaataatgaaaatagcaacaacaatattactaataaaaataagaacaagaataaaaacaataaacagaaacagaaacagaaacaaaacaaagaggaTGATAAAACCATTTGTGcaaatataaaagaaagtaagGAAAAGtcgcaaaagaaaaagcgtATCCCTGTTGATGGGGTTGTCCACGAAGAAATCAACGACAACACTGGCTATGGGTtggtaaagaaagaaaagtttaaAGCTATCAATTATGCACCAAGAGGATCTGGAGAGCTCTGGAAACCATAA
- the ARO3 gene encoding 3-deoxy-7-phosphoheptulonate synthase: MFITNENVGDRTRLEDWRIRGYDPLTPPDLLQHEFPITPESSKTILEGRDAACKILNGEDDRLIIVIGPCSIHDPKAAMDYADRLLKESKKHEKELLIVMRAYLEKPRTTVGWKGLINDPDINGTFHINKGLRIARKMFVDLTSKLPIAGEMLDTISPQFLSDLFSVGAIGARTTESQLHRELASGLSFPIGFKNGTDGTLGVAIDAVRAASHPHHFLSVTKPGIVAIVGTDGNKDCFVILRGGKQGTNFDSESVKQTQEQLIKAKLVDESQKQARIMVDCSHGNSSKDHRNQPKVARVVADQIESGNRSICGLMIESNINEGRQDVPSEEEGGKNALKYGVSITDACIGWDTTVEVLDMLASAVKKRRSA; encoded by the exons ATGTTCATCACAAACGAAAACGTTGGAGACAGAACCCGTCTTGAAGACTGGAGAA TCCGCGGATATGATCCATTGACTCCACCAGATTTGCTTCAACATGAATTCCCTATAACACCGGAATCACTGAAAACCATATTGGAAGGAAGAGATGCGGCATGCAAGATTTTGAATGGAGAAGATGATCGTTTGATTATAGTCATTGGGCCATGTTCTATCCACGACCCAAAAGCAGCAATGGACTACGCTGATAGATTATTGAAGGAGTCCAAGAAACATGAAAAGGAGCTTTTGATTGTGATGAGAGCTTATTTGGAAAAACCTAGAACAACTGTTGGTTGGAAAGGTTTGATTAATGACCCCGATATCAATGGAACTTTCCACATCAACAAAGGGTTGAGGATAGCAAGAAAAATGTTTGTTGACTTGACTTCGAAATTACCAATTGCTGGTGAAATGTTGGACACAATCTCACCACAATTTTTGTCGGATCTTTTCTCTGTTGGTGCTATTGGTGCTAGAACTACCGAGTCTCAATTGCACAGAGAACTTGCTTCTGGCTTGTCATTCCCTATTGGATTCAAGAATGGAACTGATGGTACTTTGGGTGTAGCAATTGATGCCGTCAGAGCCGCATCGCACCCACACCATTTCCTTTCCGTTACTAAGCCAGGTATCGTTGCTATTGTTGGAACTGATGGAAACAAAGACTGCTTTGTTATTTTAAGAGGCGGTAAACAAGGTACAAATTTCGATTCTGAGTCCGTAAAACAAACCCAAGAACAATTAATCAAGGCCAAGTTGGTTGATGAGAGCCAGAAGCAAGCTCGTATAATGGTGGATTGTTCTCATGGAAATAGTAGTAAAGACCATAGAAACCAGCCAAAAGTTGCCAGAGTAGTTGCCGACCAAATCGAGAGTGGAAACAGATCTATATGCGGTTTGATGATTGAAAGTAACATCAATGAAGGAAGACAAGATGTTCCTTCTGAGGAAGAGGGCGGCAAGAATGCTTTGAAATATGGAGTTTCAATTACTGATGCATGTATTGGTTGGGATACCACCGTTGAGGTATTGGATATGTTGGCTTCAGCtgtgaagaagagaagaagtgCGTAA
- the ubp14 gene encoding ubiquitin C-terminal hydrolase Ubp14 (MEROPS:MER0001881), translating to MLDLPSDIPANVPLGVKIYKDQCIYNYDTPENNELGIDIDLKTYRAYSRNKDYNFTKQNYEQTGDYLYLNIRRALKPQEEINKLLYDDNGEKSPKIQKLEIKNVKEEDYYITQLAIYDIRDERLYTQEEVTSKLWGVAEQILERNSLNKENEIKQWEQEIVPCPHSIDLQPNNERASELDSRTEPGKCHECELTENLWICLHCGQLGCGRQQYGSTLKGNGHALKHYEETPTHPVALKLGSLSKESESCDAYCYQCNDEVKVPDLAAKLKVFNIDLETAKKTEKSLVELNIDQNLNWDFRLEGANGEKLPAVYGKGLTGMQNLGNSCYLNSVLQALLDLDSYKQFISQLDFSSSKDPTEDIKAQLIKLYDGVWSGRYSIPGSLKGEDYQLGIKPSDFKTLIGKDHEEFKTQRQQDALEFLQYFFSKTDQMLGLKLNENFKFLFDTKIVCANCNHGSIKEELLDNISVPLPAEENKNSESTTIEKCLRSLVAKEAIADYQCDHCHHSPGMAYKSSGFSTYPRNLVIGVQRIKLKNWTPVKVEDPISLEYELDLSTFEAPKFATGESENQLENREENTDASPSSSLKFVPNADALEMLLSMGFPEVRCINALHATGNSDTEMAMNWILANMDDPTIDVPLDENNKNSGNTSEIPTNVDVVGDGNGAENDASIGNLTEMGFSYQLSKKALHVSKGDLEAAVAWLFDNPDDDGIIVENDELKVDVKKEERELIKTLQGQAHDSNNNLVNRKTRYNLKSVICHKGTSPHTGHYVVFIRKLIDGKWTWVLFNDEKVVVCDENSLAEIEKTGYIYIYEKAE from the coding sequence atgTTAGATTTACCTTCAGATATTCCAGCAAATGTACCTTTAGGAGTCAAGATCTACAAGGACCAATGTATATACAATTACGACACGCCAGAGAATAATGAGTTGGGAATTGATATTGATCTCAAGACATACAGGGCCTACTCGAGAAATAAAGATTATaactttacaaaacaaaattatgaACAGACTGGAGATTACTTATATCTTAACATTAGGAGAGCTCTTAAACCTCAAGAGGAGATAAACAAGTTGTTGTATGACGATAATGGTGAAAAAAGTcccaaaatacaaaaacttGAGATAAAGAAtgttaaagaagaagactaTTACATTACACAACTCGCAATTTACGATATAAGAGATGAACGTTTGTACACACAAGAAGAAGTTACCTCCAAGTTATGGGGTGTAGCTGAGCAAATTCTTGAAAGAAATTCTTTGAACAAAGAgaatgaaataaaacaatGGGAGCAAGAAATTGTTCCTTGTCCCCACTCCATTGATTTACAACCAAATAATGAGCGTGCTTCAGAATTGGATTCAAGAACTGAACCGGGCAAGTGTCACGAGTGCGAGTTGACGGAAAACTTGTGGATTTGTCTCCATTGTGGACAATTGGGGTGTGGAAGGCAACAGTATGGCTCAACATTGAAAGGAAATGGCCACGCTTTAAAACATTACGAAGAAACACCAACACATCCTGTTGCATTGAAATTGGGCTCGTTAAGCAAGGAATCGGAAAGCTGCGATGCCTACTGTTATCAATGTAATGACGAAGTTAAGGTCCCTGATTTAGCAGCCAAATTAAAAGTATTCAATATTGACCTTGAAACAGCGAAAAAGACAGAAAAATCTTTAGTCGAATTGAACATTGATCAAAATCTTAACTGGGATTTTAGATTAGAAGGTGCAAACGGTGAAAAGTTACCGGCTGTTTATGGTAAGGGATTAACTGGAATGCAAAACTTGGGTAACTCTTGCTACTTAAACTCCGTCTTGCAAGCTCTATTAGACTTGGATAGTTATAAGCAATTTATTCTGCAGCTTGACTTTAGCTCTAGCAAAGATCCCACAGAGGATATCAAAGCCCAGCTTATAAAGTTATACGATGGAGTTTGGAGTGGCCGATACTCGATTCCTGGTTCTTTAAAAGGTGAAGATTATCAACTCGGTATAAAGCCGTCGGATTTTAAGACGTTGATTGGAAAAGATCATGAGGAATTCAAAACTCAACGTCAACAGGATGCTTTGGAGTTTCTACAATATTTCTTCAGTAAAACGGATCAAATGCTTGGTCTCAAGTTAAATGAAAACTTTAAATTCTTATTCGACACTAAAATCGTTTGCGCAAATTGTAATCACGGTTCGATTAAAGAAGAACTTTTGGATAATATATCTGTTCCGCTTCCTGctgaagaaaacaagaattcGGAAAGCACTACTATCGAAAAGTGTTTGAGAAGTTTAGTTGCAAAAGAGGCAATTGCTGATTATCAATGTGATCATTGCCACCACAGTCCTGGTATGGCCTACAAATCGAGTGGATTTAGTACTTATCCAAGGAATTTGGTCATTGGTGTGCAAAGAATTAAACTCAAGAATTGGACACCCGTAAAAGTTGAGGATCCAATTTCTCTCGAGTATGAATTAGATTTGAGCACTTTTGAGGCTCCAAAATTCGCTACAGGTGAAAGTGAAAACCAACTTGAAAATAGGGAAGAAAATACTGATGCTtcaccttcttcttccttaaAATTTGTACCAAACGCAGATGCGTTGGAAATGCTTTTGTCTATGGGTTTTCCTGAAGTGAGATGTATTAATGCATTGCATGCAACAGGAAACAGTGACACAGAGATGGCAATGAACTGGATTCTCGCAAATATGGACGATCCAACTATTGATGTGCCCCTCgatgaaaacaacaaaaatagTGGTAACACAAGCGAAATTCCAACCAacgttgatgttgttggtgatggtaATGGTGCTGAAAACGATGCATCCATTGGGAACTTAACGGAAATGGGCTTTTCTTATCAGTTATCCAAAAAAGCGTTACATGTTAGTAAGGGAGATCTAGAAGCAGCTGTTGCATGGTTATTTGATAATcctgatgatgatggtatCATTGTCGAAAATGACGAACTCAAAGTCGAcgtgaaaaaagaagaacgtGAGTTGATAAAGACGTTACAAGGACAAGCTCATGAcagtaacaacaatttAGTAAACCGAAAAACTCGATATAACCTCAAGTCTGTCATTTGCCACAAGGGAACATCTCCTCATACCGGACACTATGTCGTTTTTATTAGAAAATTAATTGATGGCAAATGGACATGGGTCCTCTtcaatgatgaaaaagttgttgtttgtgatGAGAATAGCCTCGCTGAAATTGAGAAAACTGGATACATCTACATTTATGAGAAAGCTGAGTAA
- the CHT4 gene encoding Chitinase 4 (CAZy:GH18): MCHRMIKNFHDRLQHDHQSHDSQISNTRSFKSCVYFTNWAVYEKKHFPCDIPYEYYSHIFYAFIAVDPLTGKLKFTDEWCDLQMPLKSLVPGETVLGNIQQLNQMKKLNRQLKVCMSIGGWGTHTQFEAVVQDPEKQHSFVKSVVEFVEKYHFDGVDIDWEYPKNLSQGKALANLLKVLRHALPPQRLLTIAAPGGHEHIKQLPIKVMDQYLSFWNLMAYDFSGSGWSEKVGYHSNLFGNNGDNDMCADSIVKAYTKHGVSPQKLVLGMPMYARIFSGVQEGHVGSKFAKTDKEDTLGYNKIKDILGNAKDQNILEHGFDVKKVAAFAYNLKTKQFITYDNVQSAKIKGSYVKSHELGGGMWWDSSGDRPISNNCKDNESLVYHFVDQLGGCKALEDSQNSLH, encoded by the coding sequence ATGTGCCATCGTATGATCAAAAACTTTCACGATAGACTTCAGCATGACCACCAGAGTCATGACAGTCAAATAAGCAATACGCGGTCTTTTAAAAGTTGCGTATATTTCACAAATTGGGCAGTCTATGAAAAGAAGCATTTTCCATGCGATATTCCCTATGAGTACTATAGCCACATTTTCTATGCTTTCATTGCAGTAGACCCATTAACTGGTAAACTTAAATTTACAGATGAATGGTGTGACTTGCAAATGCCCTTAAAGTCACTTGTTCCTGGAGAAACGGTGTTGGGTAATATTCAACAGCTTAACCagatgaagaagttgaaTCGTCAATTAAAAGTTTGTATGTCCATTGGTGGTTGGGGTACACATACTCAGTTTGAAGCAGTAGTTCAAGATCCCGAAAAGCAACATAGCTTTGTAAAGAGTGTAGTggaatttgttgaaaaatatcATTTTGATGGAGTCGATATAGATTGGGAATACCCCAAAAACTTGTCACAGGGTAAAGCGTTGGCCAACCTTTTGAAAGTTTTGAGACATGCGTTGCCTCCACAACGTCTATTGACTATTGCAGCACCTGGTGGCCATGAGCATATAAAGCAATTACCAATAAAGGTCATGGACCAGTACCTTTCCTTTTGGAACTTGATGGCGTACGACTTTTCAGGGCTGGGGTGGTCAGAAAAGGTGGGTTACCACTCGAATCTATTTGGCAACAATGGTGACAATGACATGTGCGCCGATAGTATAGTCAAAGCGTATACAAAACATGGTGTTTCACCTCAGAAATTGGTATTGGGTATGCCGATGTATGCACGTATTTTCTCAGGAGTGCAAGAAGGCCACGTAGGATCGAAATTTGCCAAAACAGACAAAGAAGATACATTGGGATACAATAAAATCAAGGATATTCTCGGCAATGCCAAAGACCAGAATATTCTTGAACATGGTTTTGATGTTAAAAAAGTGGCTGCATTTGCTTATAATCTCAAGACTAAACAGTTTATCACTTATGATAACGTGCAGAGTGCAAAGATCAAGGGAAGTTATGTTAAGCTGCATGAATTGGGTGGTGGTATGTGGTGGGACTCTTCTGGCGACAGACCAATCTCAAACAATTGCAAAGACAATGAGTCGTTGGTGTACCACTTTGTTGACCAATTGGGTGGATGTAAAGCATTGGAAGATTCACAAAATTCCCTTCACTAA
- the VPS74 gene encoding Vacuolar protein sorting-associated protein 74 (BUSCO:EOG092631QQ) — MSSSGLQRRRGANKQSTPKPRSSSSFESDRNITNTVSSDHKIGYDDKDIKDRSELKTPLLTLMEEVLLMGLKDKEGYLSFWNDNISYALRGCILLELAFRNKISLVNDPARRRFELSDRLVEVIDAEPTGEVLLDEALKIMKGDESNLSVTNWIDLLSGETWNLMKINYQLKQVRERLAKGLVDKGILRTERKNFFLFDMATHPVADKLSKEYIKNRILSLLVTRTTDLDSVANDQFPKDTSFRYLRTISLVCGAYAANVLENVLMSLNYDKRDQAFARADEILADYSEFPFNLSHQSPLGVGLNLGQEVSTEIEKSSASELQLELVAAVLSVFARMDSIL, encoded by the coding sequence ATGTCATCATCCGGTTTGCAAAGACGTCGAGGTGCCAATAAGCAGAGCACACCAAAACCAAGATCTTCCAGCTCCTTCGAACTGGACAGGAATATCACAAACACCGTCAGTTCGGATCACAAAATAGGCTATGACGATAAAGACATAAAAGATCGAAGCGAATTAAAGACTCCACTTTTAACCTTAATGGAAGAGGTATTGCTCATGGGGTTAAAAGATAAGGAAGGTTATTTGTCGTTTTGGAACGATAACATCTCATACGCTTTAAGAGGCTGTATTTTGTTGGAATTGGCCTTCCGTAATAAGATCTCATTGGTAAACGATCCtgcaagaagaagatttgAATTAAGTGATCGACTCGTTGAAGTCATTGATGCGGAGCCAACAGGTGAAGTTCTCTTAGATGAGGCGTTGAAGATCATGAAAGGTGACGAGTCCAATTTATCTGTTACCAACTGGATCGACTTGTTAAGTGGAGAGACATGgaatttgatgaaaataaattacCAGTTAAAGCAAGTACGAGAGAGATTGGCCAAGGGCTTGGTAGATAAGGGAATCTTGAGAactgaaagaaaaaatttctttttgttcgATATGGCCACCCACCCTGTAGCCGACAAATTGTCCAAAGAATACATCAAAAACAGAATTTTGTCGCTTCTTGTTACAAGAACCACTGACCTTGATTCGGTTGCCAACGACCAATTTCCAAAGGATACGTCCTTTAGATACTTGAGAACGATATCGTTGGTTTGTGGTGCTTATGCAGCAAATGTCTTGGAAAACGTGTTGATGTCATTAAACTATGATAAGAGGGATCAGGCATTTGCCAGGGCAGACGAAATTTTAGCAGACTACAGCGAGTTTCCTTTTAATTTGTCCCACCAAAGTCCATTGGGTGTGGGTTTGAACTTGGGCCAGGAAGTAAGCAcagagattgaaaaatcaTCGGCTTCAGAGTTGCAATTGGAGTTGGTTGCTGCAGTTTTAAGTGTATTCGCCAGGATGGATTcaattctttaa